Proteins encoded by one window of Mustela erminea isolate mMusErm1 chromosome 5, mMusErm1.Pri, whole genome shotgun sequence:
- the MAPK6 gene encoding mitogen-activated protein kinase 6 isoform X2 translates to MAEKFESLMNIHGFDLGSRYMDLKPLGCGGNGLVFSAVDNDCDKRVAIKKIVLTDPQSVKHALREIKIIRRLDHDNIVKVFEILGPSGSQLTDDVGSLTELNSVYIVQEYMETDLANVLEQGPLLEEHARLFMYQLLRGLKYIHSANVLHRDLKPANLFINTEDLVLKIGDFGLARIMDPHYSHKGHLSEGLVTKWYRSPRLLLSPNNYTKAIDMWAAGCIFAEMLTGKTLFAG, encoded by the exons ATGGCAGAGAAATTTGAAAGTCTCATGAACATTCATGGTTTTGATCTGGGCTCTAGGTATATGGACTTAAAACCATTGGGTTGTGGAGGCAATGGCTTGGTTTTTTCTGCTGTAGACAATGACTGTGACAAAAGAGTAGCCATCAAGAAAATTGTCCTTACTGATCCCCAGAGTGTCAAACATGCTCTACGTGAAATCAAAATTATTAGAAGACTTGACCATGATAACATTGTGAAAGTGTTTGAAATTCTTGGTCCTAGTGGAAGCCAGTTAACAGACGATGTAGGCTCTCTTACTGAACTGAACAGTGTCTACATTGTTCAGGAGTACATGGAGACAGACTTGGCTAATGTGCTGGAGCAGGGCCCTTTACTGGAAGAGCATGCCAGGCTTTTCATGTATCAGCTGCTACGTGGGCTCAAATATATTCACTCTGCAAACGTACTGCACAGAGATCTCAAACCAGCTAATCTTTTCATTAATACTGAAGACTTGGTGCTGAAGATAGGTGACTTTGGTCTTGCACGGATCATGGATCCCCATTATTCCCATAAG gGTCATCTTTCTGAAGGATTGGTTACTAAATGGTACAGGTCTCCACGTCTTTTACTTTCTCCTAATAATTATACAAAAGCCATTGATATGTGGGCTGCAGGCTGCATCTTTGCTGAAATGCTGACTGGTAAAACCCTCTTTGCAggttag